The DNA region CTCGCGGATTACGCGCCCGTCACCCCGCAATTTGAAATCGGCAACAACGTCAACGGCTCGGGTGAATTCATCATCGCAGAGGACGGCGCGCTGTACTACCAACCCAAGCCCGAAAATGACAATATGTACGTCTTCGGCTCCAGCCGCGTCAGCTGGATCGACTGGCTCGGCGCGTTGATGTTCGTCGGTTCGCTGTTGGGCGTGTTCGGTCACGGGACGATGCGTTATCTCGCGTCGCGGAAACAGGCAAAAGGTCCAGCAAGAACCGAACGCATTTATATGTACGAGCCGTATCGCCGCTTCTGGCACTGGCTCCAGACTACGACCATCCTCATCCTGTTATTCACAGGCTTGATCATTCACCGACCCGACCTGTTCGGCGCGTTCTCGTTCAGCGGCATGGTGACGGTTCACAATGTAATGGCTGTACTGCTTGGGATCAATGCCGCGTTGGCATTGTTCTATCACATTGCGACCGACCGCCTGAAGGAATTCATCCCGCGCCCCTACGGCTTCTTCGATGATGCGATCTTGCAGGCGAAGTATTACATCAACGGCATCTTCAAGAGTGAGCCGCATCCGTTCGAGAAGCGCCCCGACAGCCGCATGAACCCGATCCAAAAGACAACCTACTTCATGATCCTGAACGTGCTGCTGCCGCTGCAAGGCTTGACCGGTATCCTGATGTGGGGCGTGCAGAAATTCTCCGCCGCTGCCGATCTGTTCGGCGGACTGCCCTTCCTTGCTCCCTTCCACTCGCTGATCGCATGGATGTTCGCCACGTTCATTCTCGTCCATGTATATATGACGACCACAGGCGCAACTCCCGTCGAAGCCATGCGCGCCATGGTCACAGGCTGGGAGGAAGTGGAAGTACATGAAAGCTAGCAGTTCCGTAATTGCGAGCGAGCGAAGCAATCCCCAACTCGGTAACGGAGATTGCTTCGGGATTTCGACGCTTCGCGGCTCAACTCTCGCAATGGCGAAAAAGCAAAGGAGTATCAAATGACCGCTCAAACCAGAAAATCAATTTTCAACCGCCCTGAAAAGCCGTATGTGCATCCGTACTTTGGCGGTGTCGTGCTGGGAATCGTCCTGTTCCTTGCATTCTTTCTCACCGGCAACGGACTCGGTTCCTCCGGCGCGACCAGCCGCATCGATGCGCTGATCGTAGACGCCATCTCGCCCTCGCATGTGGATAACAACACATACCTATTGAAAATGGCGGGCGGGGATAAAAATCCGCTGGACGATTGGATCGTGCCTGTCTTCTTCGGAGCCTTGCTCGGCGGCTTTACGTCGGGTTTGTTCAACGGGCGCTTGAAGTTCATGACCACACGCGGACCGCAGATCTCCGACCGCACCCGCTGGACGATGGCATTTCTCGGCGGCGTACTCTTCCTTTACGGCGCGCGCCTGGCGCGTGGATGCACCTCGGGACAGGCGCTTTCGGGCGGCGCGACCT from Anaerolineales bacterium includes:
- a CDS encoding YeeE/YedE thiosulfate transporter family protein, whose protein sequence is MTAQTRKSIFNRPEKPYVHPYFGGVVLGIVLFLAFFLTGNGLGSSGATSRIDALIVDAISPSHVDNNTYLLKMAGGDKNPLDDWIVPVFFGALLGGFTSGLFNGRLKFMTTRGPQISDRTRWTMAFLGGVLFLYGARLARGCTSGQALSGGATLSAGSWLIMFAIFGGAYGLAYFVRKLWN